One window of Salminus brasiliensis chromosome 16, fSalBra1.hap2, whole genome shotgun sequence genomic DNA carries:
- the LOC140536973 gene encoding GTPase IMAP family member 9-like has translation MDRMELIDQLKKLYKIPQQQESPELQGHEDYKCEESLPTESRRPEERQLEDRKIGANQAVSTPDIKKTSRERNVMTIVLLGQTGSGKSATGNTILARRHFESRASSAPVTLQCETAEGVVCGIKVRVIDTPDFFDQDLRNPEIQVQKCKELSQPGPVVYLLVMHMGRFTEGEREAVSNIGKVFGAKLGKETIILFTGKEKLKGRSLDDYVKTADPELQQLIRKFGSRYLAFNNNEKNPHQVRKLMESIMKMQVQQKQNIKELYPGFKRSSNSDCKTS, from the exons atgGACAGAATGGAACTGATTGATCAACTCAAGAAGCTTTATAAGATCCCACAACAGCAAGAGAGCCCTGAACTACAGGG ACATGAAGACTACAAGTGTGAAGAGTCCTTGCCTACTGAGTCGAGGCGACCTGAAGAGAGACAGCTGGAAGACAGAAAAATAG GAGCAAACCAGGCGGTCTCCACACCTGATATCAAGAAAACCAGCAGAGAAAGAAATGTGATGACCATTGTGCTTCTGGGACAGACCGGCAGTGGCAAAAGTGCCACTGGGAACACCATACTGGCCAGGAGACATTTTGAGTCCCGTGCCAGTTCTGCACCCGTGACCCTGCAGTGTGAGACGGCAGAGGGAGTAGTGTGTGGGATAAAAGTCAGGGTCATTGACACCCCAGATTTCTTTGACCAGGATCTAAGGAATCCAGAGATCCAAGTTCAGAAGTGTAAAGAACTCTCTCAGCCCGGGCCTGTCGTTTATCTTCTGGTTATGCACATGGGTCGCTTCAccgagggggagagggaggccGTCTCCAACATAGGGAAAGTGTTTGGTGCAAAATTGGGCAAGGAGACGATCATTCTGTTCACGGGCAAAGAGAAGCTGAAGGGGAGAAGTTTAGATGACTACGTTAAAACTGCCGATCCTGAGCTGCAGCAGCTGATCCGAAAATTCGGTTCCAGGTATCTCGCCTTTAACAACAACGAAAAAAACCCTCACCAGGTGAGAAAGCTGATGGAGAGCATCATGAAAATGCAGGTCCAGCAGAAGCAGAACATTAAAGAGCTCTATCCTGGTTTTAAGAGGTCAAGTAATAGTGATTGCAAAACATCTTAA